The stretch of DNA ATTTATCGCGATTCAGATGTAAAAACACTGCGTAAACGTGTTGGCATGGTATTTCAAAAGCCCAATCCTTTTCCAATGAGTATTTATGAAAATGTTGCCTTTGGTTTAAAAGCTCAGGGAATTAAAAGCAAACAAAAACTCGATGAAGTGGTTGAAGAATCATTACGTGGCGCCGCCCTTTGGGAAGAGGTTAAAGATCGTTTAGACAGTGATGCATTTGGTTTATCTGGCGGTCAGCAACAACGTTTGTGTATAGCGCGGGCGATTGCGATGGAGCCTGAGGTGATTTTAATGGATGAGCCCACCAGTGCGTTAGATCCAATTGCAACGCATAAAATTGAAGAGTTGATGGATGAGTTACGCCACAAATTTACCATTGTTATTGTGACGCATTCAATGAATCAAGCTAAGCGTATCGCTGATAAAACCGCTTTCTTTTGGATGGGAGAGCTTGTTGAACATGGCAATACCGCTCAAGTATTTAATCAACCCATTGATTCTCGCACCCAAGGCTACGTAAGTGGCGAATTTGGGTAAGGCTTGAAACTTGTCCTGCCAATAATCAAACCCATTTCGCAGCAGTTTCGCCTTTCGGCGACATTACTTTTCTCTCAGCCGCA from Psychromonas sp. psych-6C06 encodes:
- the pstB gene encoding phosphate ABC transporter ATP-binding protein PstB yields the protein MSKLSIKNLNLFYGETHALKDISLEIPNRQVTALIGPSGCGKSTLLRTLNRMNDLVENVKINGDVHFDGSDIYRDSDVKTLRKRVGMVFQKPNPFPMSIYENVAFGLKAQGIKSKQKLDEVVEESLRGAALWEEVKDRLDSDAFGLSGGQQQRLCIARAIAMEPEVILMDEPTSALDPIATHKIEELMDELRHKFTIVIVTHSMNQAKRIADKTAFFWMGELVEHGNTAQVFNQPIDSRTQGYVSGEFG